The Drosophila sulfurigaster albostrigata strain 15112-1811.04 chromosome 3, ASM2355843v2, whole genome shotgun sequence genomic sequence TAGCATTGTGGACATGAAAGGATGCgcatttaattaactaaatcttttttttattacctGCTTcgctcattttttttgtgggtgttTTCGCTACGAGCTCACATTCATTATAAATGGCGCCAATCAACTTGCTTTGCTGATAATCAATACACAaacattgttatttttacCGGCATCTAATCTAAAACACCTTGAAACTGTAATTGTCATGTAATGAGGAAACCGCCAAGGCGTTCAACctcaacaaaaacacacacagacctGCGCTGTGGGAGAAAGTGACTGATTGAGTGAGAAGTTAAACGCGTGGCTAGCTGCCGGTGATGGCTGCCAATAGAGTGTCGAGTATCTCGAGTTACCTTGTTGCTAGGGGAATTCCGTTAGCCAAGCCTCACGCACGTTGTGCGTTGTTGTGAAATTAGTATGAGTATTTCATTCATAACAGCGTCACGAGTTTACGCCTGCGTATTTATTGTACTATAATAACAGCTCGTAAATGACTGTGCTGTTAATTAACATAGTCATAGCATACTAGTAGACAGCAATGCAGTTTTTGTAAAAGCATCGTGTCTGCATGTGCAGCAGCCACACTGCTATGTTTTGGGTCAAAGAGCTTTAGTGcaaacgtgtgtgtgtgcgagagtgtaAGTGAGAGTGCACAAGCAAGGCCAAACCGCTCTCACTCTCATTTCTTGCATGCACTCTCACTTTTGCTTGTGCGCTCATGTGCGTGAGCGCATAAGTGTGAGTGAGAATGCAGCAGGTGgtggtgcagcagcagcagccgcagcattGACGTTATACTGACATTGAGAGCTTTAACGGTTGTTCTTAATCGCTTCGACGTCAGATTTGTATGCATATTGCTGCTGGGGCGGCAATTATTTGtctaattttacttttattggcTGGTCACATTACAGCATACGCATGCGCATGTGTATTTTTGGCAGCGTACGTTAATGTTGGttttggtgttggtgttggtgttgttggtgtcaATGCACACTTTCGGCCGAgttttgttgtcgctttgGAGTTTTGGGCTGCCGCACATGCGGAAACGggtcgtatgcgcaatgcgtgagtgcatttttattttacgacgcaattgcattttacatacttttatttacagtACGTGTGTTTGGTGTGCTCTTGTGacatttgcaattttgaaaatctAACGATATCAACCAGGCACGTTGCGGAATCCCAATAATATTCgcaatatacacacacacacacacacacacacaatgaacGAGCAAGAATGTGAATACAAAGTGGCTTTGGCATTTACtcaaatatgcattttgttgtttttgttgtggcttGTTATGATCTAAAAATTCGCGTGAAACTGCCCAAGCTTCTCAATCTAATCCCGCTCATTCATAAATACTTCATTCTATActcacacacatccacacacacacacacacacacacgcataagATGCTACGTATTTCACAACCTGATTTAAAGAACACGCCacttgcctgctgctgctgctgctggcttcTCATCATGTCAACGATCTTATGCTGTATGTTGTGCTGTGGTGTGCTGTGTGTCTCATTATCTCATTCTTATTCGTCGCGTACTTACCTGATGGACACTGATCGTCCAACACATCCAATTCAACCTCATCTCGCTACCGCTTCAAAGGTGACCATCTCACCGTTCACCGCACTCTCTGCTCGTCTCGACATTTGGGCTGCCCAAAAGCCGAAATAAAGAGAACAACAAACTGGTTCTCATTCTAATAGTCGATAGCATCATCACTCGGTCGCACTGGTGTCTAGACGAGCTTGGTCCTTGGCAACAAGACAACAAGCAAAGAAGGGCCAATGTCTGCTGAGCGTGTGATCGTGTGGGTTCCTCTGCTTCGCTCATCCTCAGTTATTGTGTTCGCCtccttgttattgttgttgttttttcggAAGGCGTGCTCCTTGAAGAAAAGGCGAAAGTGGTGCGTCACGTCCGCGTCTGACTCCGGCATCGAGCAAGAACACCACAATTTGCCGTTTACTCTTTTTCCAATCCTCCTCTGCCTTAGCGGTCTCTcaaagaattttttatttttatttttttgttttcatttttttttttgtcttttatcTGCACGAGTTCAAGAAACTCTGCACATTCTCAAGGAATGCTCGAATTTCTAATGAGCAGCAGCCCGTGAACGACAAACCGACATTCTTATGCTCTTTCACATAATTCCCATGTATGTCGACTAATTGGAATCAGAAATTCGCAGACAGCCATGACTAATGTGCTACCAATGCCAAGTTTATGGCtaataaaagcacacacaTTATTGCTAAACCAATTGGAATTGGCTATTAATGCAGCTTAGTCATTTTTTGGCCAACATAAATCACACCGCGCGTATATGACAGATTAGTATTTCAAAAGCAACCGCCAATTGGAATTGTAAGTGAATTACTAGCTAGAGGGCGCTATCAGCTGGCGCCATCTTGTGTTAACTAatgttaacaacaacagctgttaCGCATTATTTTATAGTCCGCCTTTTTATACGGAACACacagaataataaaataatgttcgCAGCAAAAACACGGAATTTGGTGCGTAAAACTCACCTACCAGGCAACTGGAGCTGGTGccgctggagcagcagcagtaacaaaacaacggcaacagccgCTGCACCAGATGTAAACGCCAATCAACGACAACAGCTACTCAATGATCTTGCGGAGCCTTTGGTAACCAACAGCCGGCCAACAATTGATCCCAAAGAAACGAGCATAGTGCTATTTCCCGGCCAGGGCACACAGTATGTGGGCATGGCCAAAGATCTACTGCGTTTTCCCGGCGCACGACGCATCTTTGAGCTGGCCAACGAAGTGCTCAAATACGATCTCCTGAAGATTTGTTTGGAGGGACCACGAGATAAACTCAATCGCACCGAATACGCACAGCTAGCTGTGATGGTATCCTCACTGGCCGCATTAGAACAGCTGCGCGAGGAACGTCCCAAGGCCATAGAAAACTGTGTGGCAACAGCCGGCTTCAGTCTGGGCGAGATTACGGCGCTTGTCTTTGCCGGTTCGCTGCCCTTTGATAAGGCCTTGAAGCTGGTGCAAGTGCGTGCCAATGCCATGCAGTTGGCCTGTGATCAGCGACCCGGCGCCATGGCCATGACCATCTACGGACCCGATACAAATGTGGGCGAAGCGTGCGCCAAGGCGCAGCAATGGTGTCTGGATCGTGGAGTAGAATCGCCATACTGCGGCGTTGCAAACTACATGTATCCGCATTGCAAGGTCATCGCTGGCAATGTGGAGGCCATTGAGTTCCTGGAGCATCATGCCAAATCGCTGAAGATTCGCCGCATGAAACGTTTGGCGGTCAGCGGCGCATTTCACACACCGCTCATGGAGAGCGCGGTGGCGCCATTCACCAAGGCATTGAGCAGCATACGACTGGAGGATCCCATCATACGTGTCTACTCGAACGTGGACGGCAAGCCATACAAACATGCCTCGCACATCTTGCGCCAGCTGCCCAAGCAGATTGTGCGCCCGGTGAAATGGGAACAGTCGCTGCACACGATCTACGAGAGGCAACAGGGCGTCAATTTCCCACGCACCTTCGAGTGTGGACCCGGCAAGGGTTTGCTGCAGGTGCTGGACAAGGTCAATGCCAAGGCAGCCCAGTCGGCTCACAATGTTATAGCTTAATCTTAATTACGATGTATAAAAACAGTGCTTagcattttgatttatgaaaattgtgtgtattttctTTCGCTAAAAGAAGTAGGAAAAGCTCAGAAATGCGAAGACAACACCAGATCAGATCAGGATTAGTTGAAAGTGTAGCGGAAGTGTAGTTGgtattgttgcagttgttgtagttgtgatTAAGTTTTGTAATCTCTTGTGCTCATGCGGTGCGCAAATGCGGCGCCCTTGTTCTTGCGAAACCTTTCAAACGGATCGTTCAGATTGTTGCCCACGCCCTGGAAGAATTGGAAATTCGAAAGTTATCTTGCTCTAGCATCGTCTTGCTCCTCCTTGATGCGCATTAGGCTGCCATCGACTTCGTCTGCTTCGTACCTTGTACATGTCCTTGCGATCACGCACCTCGCCACCCGAGATGGGCGTATCAATGCCCTGATTCTTCGAGCCAAGACCGGTGCCAGTGCCAGCCCAACCCATTTTCATGAGCATTTGGTGGCCCTTGTTGGTCTCCTCTATGAATTCCTGTGGCTTGGCAAAACTGCTGCCACTGCAAGTAATAAGAAGTGTAATAGCAATGAAGGATGGCAAAATTGGATGTGCTTACAAGAAACTGGGTGGCGTGGGAGATCTGTCGCGTTCCACGCGTCTGGAATTGTTGTTGGCACTCGCTCCGGcaccgttgttgctgctgttgttgctattgttactgttgttgttgctgctgttgctgttgtttcgcTCAGCGCGATTCTCGCGACTATTATCACGTTCATGACGCGGCGAACGATTGCGCGCCTTGCGATTGCTGCCACCACCGCTGCcgcttcctcctcctcctccagctccaacagcTCGATTTCTTTGCGGCGGCGGCGTCAGCGCACGTTCGATGGAACGCGATTTGGAGCGTGAGCGGGATCTGTTGCGATTAGCGGGCGAACGGGAACGTGAACGACTTCGACTCTTGGAACTGCAAAATAGAATTAGATACGTTATAATCTACTGATTATGCTCTATAGTTTCATGTCTCATACCGATAACAGCGCTTGTTGCTCTTCTTTGTCTTCTCCAGCACAATGGGACTGGGCGAGCGGGATTTGGTGCGTGTGCCATTCTTGATTTCCTCCTCCTTTTGCTTGCGTGCCGCATTCTTCACCTTGTAGTACTCATATAGGCCCAGCTTCTCCCAGCCCTCGctgtaaatgaaatgcaataatCAGTGTCAATTCAAAATTCCATCTTCACGTTACACTCACTTGTCTCTGGGTCGATCGTGCGACGGCGCCGCATAGAAGGCATTCAATGCATTGGTCAAG encodes the following:
- the LOC133841552 gene encoding probable malonyl-CoA-acyl carrier protein transacylase, mitochondrial, which produces MLTTTAVTHYFIVRLFIRNTQNNKIMFAAKTRNLVRKTHLPGNWSWCRWSSSSNKTTATAAAPDVNANQRQQLLNDLAEPLVTNSRPTIDPKETSIVLFPGQGTQYVGMAKDLLRFPGARRIFELANEVLKYDLLKICLEGPRDKLNRTEYAQLAVMVSSLAALEQLREERPKAIENCVATAGFSLGEITALVFAGSLPFDKALKLVQVRANAMQLACDQRPGAMAMTIYGPDTNVGEACAKAQQWCLDRGVESPYCGVANYMYPHCKVIAGNVEAIEFLEHHAKSLKIRRMKRLAVSGAFHTPLMESAVAPFTKALSSIRLEDPIIRVYSNVDGKPYKHASHILRQLPKQIVRPVKWEQSLHTIYERQQGVNFPRTFECGPGKGLLQVLDKVNAKAAQSAHNVIA